One genomic region from Haloarcula taiwanensis encodes:
- a CDS encoding dihydropyrimidine dehydrogenase — translation MFEPRVALASLSGEADVSWACAVESHVGCAFLGGIALDEQTRDAARAMVDRDRSEFLPDDPVAFVDDQLASLVDAPLRPAFNVRSTTLGPVERTATVCQRHDAIIEINAHCRQNEMCAAGAGESLLREPDRLATFVEAAASTGATVSVKGRAELDGVSLPGVAQAIEEAGGDLFHVDAMDSESVIDEVTDATDLFVVANNGVRGAETAREYLSYGADAVSVGRASDRPAVLDEVRATTAEWFASEVSP, via the coding sequence ATGTTCGAGCCGCGAGTCGCCCTCGCGAGTCTGAGCGGCGAGGCCGACGTATCGTGGGCGTGTGCGGTCGAGTCCCACGTCGGGTGTGCGTTCCTCGGCGGCATCGCACTCGACGAGCAGACCCGCGACGCCGCCCGGGCGATGGTGGACCGCGACCGCTCCGAGTTCCTGCCCGACGACCCGGTTGCGTTTGTCGACGACCAGTTGGCTTCGCTTGTAGACGCACCGCTTCGTCCCGCGTTCAACGTCCGGAGCACGACACTCGGCCCCGTCGAACGTACTGCTACTGTTTGTCAGCGCCACGACGCAATCATCGAGATCAATGCCCACTGCCGGCAGAACGAGATGTGCGCCGCCGGTGCTGGCGAGTCACTACTCCGGGAGCCGGACCGACTGGCGACGTTCGTGGAAGCAGCAGCGTCGACAGGGGCGACGGTCTCGGTGAAAGGGCGTGCAGAACTCGACGGTGTCTCACTCCCGGGTGTTGCACAGGCAATCGAAGAGGCCGGTGGTGACCTGTTCCACGTCGACGCGATGGATTCAGAGTCCGTTATCGACGAGGTGACCGACGCGACCGACCTGTTCGTCGTCGCGAACAACGGCGTTCGTGGGGCAGAAACCGCACGGGAGTACCTCTCGTACGGCGCCGACGCCGTCAGCGTCGGTCGCGCGAGCGACCGGCCGGCGGTCCTCGACGAGGTCCGGGCGACGACAGCGGAGTGGTTCGCATCGGAGGTGTCACCGTGA
- a CDS encoding triphosphoribosyl-dephospho-CoA synthase: MVRIGGVTVTERSVGQNAQLALLLEVSGTPKPGNVDREREYDDLRFEHFVAGAVGARPGLDRAAAGDPIGPAFEAAVEGMSGQSGGNTQFGALLVLTPLAAAAADGRLTPSGVDAVVRETTVEDAAAFYRAFEHVDVAVDDPPDGLEPLDVRRGSDAVPELRAREMTLFDVMASSADVDGVAAEWVSGFERVFDASETILAGSGPVADRASDAFLELLAADVDTFVVTRQDRETAAEVQRRAQAVLDGEEDATALAEEFVERDINPGTTADIVAGALFVALERGLDV, from the coding sequence GTGGTTCGCATCGGAGGTGTCACCGTGACAGAGCGGTCGGTCGGACAGAACGCCCAGCTGGCGCTGCTGCTGGAGGTCTCCGGCACGCCGAAGCCCGGCAACGTCGACCGCGAGCGGGAGTACGACGATCTCCGGTTCGAGCACTTCGTCGCCGGGGCTGTCGGAGCGCGACCGGGGCTCGACCGCGCGGCCGCGGGCGACCCCATCGGTCCCGCCTTCGAGGCCGCGGTCGAAGGGATGTCGGGCCAGTCCGGCGGAAATACCCAGTTCGGAGCCCTGCTGGTGCTTACGCCGCTTGCCGCCGCAGCCGCCGACGGGCGACTGACGCCGTCGGGCGTCGACGCCGTGGTCCGCGAGACGACCGTCGAGGATGCGGCGGCGTTCTACCGTGCTTTCGAGCACGTCGACGTAGCCGTCGACGACCCGCCGGACGGACTGGAGCCGCTCGACGTTCGCCGCGGAAGCGACGCCGTCCCGGAACTCCGAGCGCGCGAGATGACGCTGTTCGACGTGATGGCGTCCAGCGCTGATGTCGACGGCGTGGCCGCAGAATGGGTCTCCGGTTTCGAGCGCGTGTTCGACGCCAGCGAGACGATACTGGCCGGCTCCGGCCCGGTCGCCGACCGCGCATCCGACGCTTTCCTCGAACTGCTCGCGGCGGACGTAGACACTTTCGTCGTCACGCGACAGGACCGCGAGACCGCCGCCGAAGTACAGCGCCGGGCGCAGGCCGTTCTCGACGGCGAGGAGGACGCCACGGCGCTGGCCGAGGAGTTCGTCGAGCGGGACATCAACCCCGGGACGACCGCCGACATCGTCGCGGGCGCGTTGTTCGTCGCGCTGGAGCGGGGGCTGGACGTGTGA
- a CDS encoding 30S ribosomal protein S17e, whose protein sequence is MAIKPAYVKKTGTLLMERYPDAFGADFEHNKDVVEELTNIESKGVRNRIAGYVTRKMNNPVEA, encoded by the coding sequence ATGGCAATCAAACCCGCCTACGTCAAGAAGACCGGGACGCTCCTCATGGAGCGATACCCCGACGCCTTCGGCGCAGACTTCGAACACAACAAAGACGTCGTCGAGGAACTGACAAACATCGAGTCCAAGGGCGTCCGCAACCGCATCGCCGGCTACGTCACCCGGAAGATGAACAACCCAGTCGAAGCGTAA
- a CDS encoding MRP family ATP-binding protein, which produces MNTDDVRERLRTVEDPDLGADIVSLGLVNSIDVTDDEVSIDLALGAPYSPTETSIANEVREALGDTDREIDLSASVDRGVPEAEDPLPKVKNVIAVASGKGGVGKSTVAVNLAAGLARLGARVGLFDADVYGPNVPRMLDADEQPRATEDEEIIPVEKHGMKLMSMDFLVGKDDPVIFRGPMVDNVLTQLWDDVLWGELDYMIVDLPPGTGDTQLTMLQQVPVSGAVIVTTPEEVALDDARKGLRMFGRHETPVLGIVENMSSFVCPDCGGTHDIFGSGGGREFADETEMPFLGEIPLDPEVREGGTTGEPLVLDENSDVGESFRDIAARTANMQGIIHRKRQSDSQRAQPEQ; this is translated from the coding sequence ATGAATACAGACGACGTACGCGAGCGCCTGCGAACGGTCGAGGACCCGGACCTGGGAGCCGACATCGTGTCGCTCGGGCTGGTAAACAGCATCGACGTGACCGACGACGAGGTCAGCATCGACCTGGCGCTCGGTGCGCCGTACTCGCCGACTGAGACGAGCATCGCGAACGAGGTCCGCGAGGCGCTGGGCGACACCGACCGCGAAATAGATCTCTCGGCGAGCGTCGACCGTGGCGTCCCGGAAGCGGAGGACCCACTTCCGAAAGTCAAAAACGTCATCGCGGTCGCCTCGGGCAAGGGCGGTGTGGGCAAGTCGACCGTCGCGGTGAACCTCGCTGCAGGTCTCGCGCGGCTCGGTGCCCGCGTCGGCCTGTTCGACGCCGACGTGTACGGCCCGAACGTCCCCCGGATGCTTGACGCCGATGAGCAGCCGCGTGCGACAGAAGACGAGGAGATCATCCCTGTGGAGAAACACGGGATGAAGCTGATGAGCATGGACTTCCTCGTCGGCAAGGACGACCCGGTCATCTTCCGCGGCCCGATGGTCGACAACGTCCTCACCCAGCTGTGGGACGACGTGCTCTGGGGCGAACTCGACTACATGATTGTGGACCTGCCGCCCGGGACCGGCGACACGCAACTGACGATGCTCCAGCAGGTGCCCGTCTCAGGAGCCGTCATCGTCACCACGCCGGAGGAGGTCGCGCTCGACGACGCCCGGAAGGGGCTTCGGATGTTCGGCCGCCACGAAACTCCCGTGCTGGGAATCGTTGAGAACATGTCGTCGTTCGTCTGCCCGGACTGTGGCGGCACGCATGACATCTTCGGCAGCGGCGGCGGCCGCGAGTTCGCCGACGAGACGGAGATGCCGTTCCTCGGCGAGATTCCGCTCGACCCCGAAGTCAGGGAAGGGGGCACGACCGGGGAGCCGCTGGTCCTCGACGAGAACAGCGATGTCGGCGAGTCGTTCCGGGATATCGCCGCCCGCACGGCGAATATGCAGGGCATCATCCACCGGAAACGCCAGAGTGATAGCCAGCGTGCACAGCCAGAACAGTAG
- a CDS encoding 30S ribosomal protein S13, giving the protein MSAEDPNAGEDADAEEEEDIRYFVRIGQTDLDGTKSVERALTELNGIGHRAARIIAQKADVDRRAVFGKLDDDVIERVVDHVENFADEVPEWMANHQKDYFTGETTHETGNDLQLTRRQDINRMKMIDSYRGIRHKRGQKVRGQRTKSTGRTEGTIGVNVEAIKEEQAEDAAAEDDE; this is encoded by the coding sequence ATGAGTGCAGAAGACCCCAACGCGGGCGAGGACGCGGATGCCGAAGAGGAGGAAGACATCCGCTATTTCGTCCGTATCGGACAGACAGACCTCGACGGGACGAAATCCGTCGAGCGAGCACTGACAGAACTGAACGGTATCGGCCATCGGGCCGCCCGAATCATCGCCCAGAAAGCGGATGTCGACCGGCGCGCTGTCTTCGGCAAACTCGACGACGACGTCATCGAGCGCGTTGTCGACCACGTCGAGAACTTCGCCGACGAGGTGCCCGAGTGGATGGCCAACCACCAGAAGGATTACTTCACTGGTGAGACCACCCACGAGACCGGCAACGACCTCCAGCTTACCCGCCGGCAGGATATCAACCGCATGAAGATGATCGACTCCTACCGCGGTATCCGCCACAAGCGCGGCCAGAAGGTCCGTGGACAGCGAACCAAGTCCACTGGCCGGACGGAGGGTACCATCGGCGTCAACGTCGAGGCGATCAAAGAAGAGCAGGCCGAAGATGCCGCCGCGGAGGATGACGAATAA